From Paenibacillus graminis, a single genomic window includes:
- a CDS encoding 5'-deoxyadenosine deaminase, whose product MANILIRNAEIITMNKQEEIIYGDIRIRDNLIAEIGSGLVEQGDERVIDAKNRTVIPGFVQTHIHLCQTLFRGKGDDLELMDWLRKRIWPLEAAHDEESLYYSAMLGIGELISSGTTTIVDMETVHHTDFAFQALAGSGIRALSGKVMMDQKNADAPAALQEETAASLQESVDLLEKWNGYGNGRIQYAFSPRFVISCTEPLLREVRDLSERYGVKVHTHASENLGEIEIVQAMTGMRNIVYLDHLGLANERLILAHCVWLDDEERRILRDRGVHVSHCPGSNLKLASGIADTPGMLHDHIHLSLGADGAPCNNNLDMFNEMRLAAIIQKPLHGPTTMDARSVFRMATIGGAKAVGMEDQIGSIEAGKKADLAILNLYNFHTFPSFDVDPISRIVYSATRADVETTVIDGEILMDKGLLKTVDKDTVLHEANRSIKRLLARTSLA is encoded by the coding sequence ATGGCAAATATCCTGATCCGGAACGCAGAGATTATCACTATGAACAAGCAGGAGGAAATCATCTATGGAGATATCCGCATCAGGGACAACCTGATTGCCGAGATCGGCAGCGGCCTTGTGGAGCAGGGGGATGAGCGGGTGATTGACGCCAAAAACCGTACCGTCATTCCCGGTTTTGTACAGACACATATCCATCTCTGCCAGACGCTCTTCCGGGGCAAGGGGGATGATCTGGAGCTGATGGACTGGCTGCGCAAGCGGATTTGGCCGCTTGAAGCAGCGCATGACGAGGAGTCGCTGTATTATTCCGCCATGCTGGGTATCGGAGAGCTGATTTCCAGCGGTACAACGACAATTGTGGATATGGAGACAGTACATCATACGGATTTTGCGTTTCAGGCGCTCGCGGGGAGCGGCATCCGCGCCTTGTCCGGCAAGGTGATGATGGACCAGAAGAATGCGGATGCGCCAGCGGCCCTGCAGGAGGAGACGGCTGCTTCGCTCCAGGAGAGCGTGGATTTGCTGGAAAAATGGAACGGGTACGGCAACGGCCGGATTCAATATGCGTTCTCGCCGCGTTTTGTCATCTCCTGCACCGAGCCGCTGCTGCGGGAAGTGCGTGACCTGTCCGAACGCTATGGGGTCAAGGTGCACACCCATGCTTCCGAGAACCTGGGGGAAATTGAGATCGTTCAGGCCATGACCGGCATGCGCAACATTGTCTACCTGGATCATCTGGGGCTGGCGAACGAACGTCTGATTCTGGCGCATTGTGTCTGGCTGGATGATGAGGAACGGCGCATTTTGCGTGACCGCGGGGTTCATGTCAGCCATTGCCCGGGCTCCAATCTGAAGCTGGCTTCCGGCATCGCGGATACACCCGGCATGCTGCATGACCACATTCATCTCAGCCTGGGCGCAGACGGGGCGCCGTGCAACAACAACCTGGATATGTTCAATGAAATGCGGCTGGCCGCCATAATTCAGAAGCCGCTGCATGGACCGACCACGATGGATGCGAGAAGTGTCTTCCGGATGGCAACCATCGGCGGAGCTAAGGCTGTGGGCATGGAGGATCAGATCGGCAGCATCGAGGCAGGCAAAAAAGCGGACCTGGCCATTCTGAATCTCTACAACTTCCACACCTTCCCATCCTTCGATGTAGACCCGATCTCCCGTATTGTCTATTCCGCAACGCGGGCCGATGTGGAAACAACGGTCATTGACGGTGAAATCCTCATGGATAAAGGGCTGCTGAAGACGGTAGACAAGGACACTGTGCTGCATGAAGCCAACCGCTCCATCAAAAGGCTGCTGGCGCGCACATCGCTTGCTTAA
- a CDS encoding GNAT family N-acetyltransferase, with product MSGEKIRNARRDEIGAIMELIAKCVQVMQAGGSDQWNESYPNKEVISEDVDKGTLYVCEEQGAIAGIIVLDEEQAEQYDAIDWAQGQGPHLIMHRLAVHPEVQGKGIARKLIAFAEEHARSSGYTSIRLDTYAKNAKALALYPSLGYEHRGVVDFPGRTADFSVFEKVLTASGNNGQAN from the coding sequence ATGAGTGGGGAGAAGATACGTAATGCACGCAGAGATGAGATTGGAGCGATCATGGAGCTGATTGCCAAATGTGTACAGGTCATGCAGGCCGGCGGAAGCGACCAGTGGAATGAGAGCTACCCGAACAAAGAGGTCATCTCGGAGGATGTAGACAAAGGCACGCTGTATGTCTGCGAAGAGCAGGGAGCCATTGCCGGTATTATTGTGCTGGACGAGGAACAGGCGGAGCAGTACGATGCCATTGACTGGGCTCAGGGGCAGGGGCCGCACCTGATTATGCACCGGCTGGCAGTTCATCCTGAGGTGCAGGGCAAAGGGATTGCGCGCAAGCTGATTGCTTTTGCCGAAGAACATGCCCGGAGCAGCGGCTATACCAGCATCCGGCTGGATACCTACGCCAAGAATGCAAAAGCGCTGGCGCTGTATCCCTCGCTCGGCTATGAACACAGAGGTGTAGTGGATTTTCCCGGGCGCACAGCGGACTTTTCTGTATTCGAGAAAGTGCTCACAGCCAGCGGAAATAATGGACAAGCCAATTAA
- a CDS encoding aspartyl-phosphate phosphatase Spo0E family protein has protein sequence MGDKQYQARIEQARKELHALALELGIQHPRVLSQSVKLDVLINEYIDCQADDDGEFSRRGH, from the coding sequence ATGGGAGATAAACAGTATCAGGCACGAATTGAGCAAGCCAGAAAAGAACTGCATGCGTTGGCCTTGGAGCTAGGCATCCAGCATCCCAGGGTGCTCAGCCAATCGGTGAAGCTGGACGTGCTGATCAACGAGTATATTGATTGTCAGGCTGATGATGACGGGGAGTTCTCCAGGAGAGGTCACTAG
- a CDS encoding LTA synthase family protein has protein sequence MNENKPVRVGGHFYIVAGLVWLKLLLLRGLFFDRIAWEWIAADLAPVLLLMGILALVIPARMKTGVYWAFNGLLSLLLFAASVYFNHFGSVPTYLAFYELNQVFQVKESVESTIQSIDYLFFADLVIAGFYRLFRRWKRGPALPLRRYVSPGARRVQWIVILVSIIGGGALSAYSVHAARGVTNELVQAESAGFLNYEVFAAMKSQEDNGLIGTGDIRETIAKVDALEAAYPYSSKPAGTVPEYFGSQKNKNVIVIQMEAFQNFPLHQSLDGQELTPVLNRLAGEGFYFPHVYQQIGAGNTSDAEFMSNTSIYPIATLAMSTGFGDRVLPSLPRLLRDKGYEAYTFHVNKVGFWNRNELYPALGFNGYYEKGDFKNDHFNAFGASDEQLYKTAVEKLAVLQSKGTPFYAQLVTASSHHPFKIPNAFKRITLPDSLQNTMLGDYLTAINYTDYAIGTLIDGLKQNGLWDHTVLVLYGDHFGLQPKDVPPEQVEEALGIPYDSRISRFNIPLIIHVPGLAQGQVVKQTGGQLDILPTLANLLGVSLKQEGFTAFGHDLLNIDRNVVGMRYYSPTGSFFNNEIMFVPGKGFADGEAVSLDTLQPVADIHKYQSDYEYILKLMGLSDEYVKLLPQR, from the coding sequence ATGAACGAGAACAAACCTGTGCGGGTAGGGGGGCATTTCTATATCGTGGCAGGGCTGGTCTGGCTGAAGCTGCTGCTGCTGCGGGGGCTGTTTTTTGACCGGATTGCCTGGGAATGGATTGCCGCGGATTTGGCGCCCGTGCTGCTGCTGATGGGAATCCTGGCACTGGTCATTCCGGCGCGGATGAAGACTGGGGTCTATTGGGCTTTTAACGGCCTGCTGTCGCTGCTGCTGTTTGCGGCAAGCGTCTATTTCAACCATTTCGGCTCCGTTCCAACCTACCTGGCCTTTTATGAGTTGAATCAGGTGTTTCAGGTGAAAGAAAGTGTAGAATCTACAATCCAGAGCATTGATTATCTGTTTTTTGCGGATCTGGTGATTGCAGGCTTCTACAGGCTGTTCCGCAGATGGAAAAGAGGGCCGGCCCTTCCGCTGCGCCGCTATGTATCACCTGGAGCGCGGAGAGTGCAGTGGATCGTCATCCTTGTGTCCATTATCGGCGGCGGTGCACTATCGGCCTACTCGGTTCATGCGGCCCGCGGTGTTACCAATGAGCTGGTGCAGGCGGAGAGCGCCGGGTTTCTGAACTATGAGGTGTTCGCGGCGATGAAATCCCAGGAGGACAACGGCCTCATCGGCACCGGGGACATCCGGGAGACGATTGCGAAGGTTGACGCGCTGGAGGCTGCTTATCCTTACAGCAGCAAGCCTGCAGGGACAGTGCCGGAATATTTCGGTTCGCAAAAGAACAAAAATGTAATTGTGATCCAGATGGAGGCTTTTCAGAACTTTCCGCTGCATCAGTCACTGGATGGCCAGGAGCTGACACCGGTGCTGAACCGCTTGGCCGGCGAGGGGTTTTATTTCCCGCATGTCTATCAGCAGATCGGAGCGGGCAACACCTCGGATGCGGAATTTATGAGCAATACCTCCATTTATCCGATTGCAACGCTGGCGATGTCCACAGGCTTCGGAGACCGGGTGCTGCCAAGTCTGCCGCGCCTTTTGCGGGATAAAGGCTATGAGGCGTACACTTTTCATGTGAACAAGGTGGGCTTCTGGAACCGCAATGAGCTGTATCCGGCGCTGGGTTTCAATGGCTACTATGAAAAGGGCGATTTCAAAAATGATCATTTCAACGCCTTCGGCGCTTCCGATGAGCAGCTGTATAAGACGGCTGTGGAGAAGCTGGCAGTACTTCAGTCCAAGGGGACGCCATTTTATGCCCAGCTGGTGACGGCTTCGAGCCATCATCCCTTCAAGATCCCCAATGCCTTCAAAAGAATCACCCTGCCGGACTCTTTGCAGAATACGATGCTCGGTGACTATCTGACCGCTATCAACTATACGGACTACGCTATCGGCACCTTAATTGACGGGCTGAAGCAGAATGGACTCTGGGACCATACGGTCCTGGTGCTGTACGGCGATCATTTCGGGCTGCAGCCCAAGGATGTTCCCCCGGAACAGGTGGAGGAAGCGCTTGGAATCCCTTACGATTCACGGATCAGCCGCTTCAATATACCGCTGATTATCCATGTGCCGGGCTTGGCCCAGGGCCAGGTTGTCAAGCAGACAGGGGGGCAGTTGGATATTTTGCCGACCCTCGCCAATCTGCTGGGGGTATCGCTGAAGCAGGAAGGGTTCACGGCCTTTGGGCATGATCTGCTTAATATTGACCGCAATGTGGTTGGCATGCGCTATTATTCACCAACAGGCTCTTTCTTCAACAATGAGATTATGTTCGTGCCTGGCAAGGGCTTCGCAGACGGCGAGGCGGTGTCGCTGGATACGCTCCAGCCGGTAGCGGATATCCATAAATATCAGAGCGACTATGAATATATTCTGAAGCTGATGGGCTTATCGGATGAATATGTGAAGCTGCTTCCGCAGCGGTAG